The Hyphomonas sediminis genome contains a region encoding:
- the lpdA gene encoding dihydrolipoyl dehydrogenase, producing the protein MAETYDVVIIGGGPGGYNCAIRAGQLGLKTACIEMRGTLGGTCLNVGCIPSKALLHASHLYDAAKNDFASLGIKTGKLEVDLDQMMAQKADTVDGLTKGIEFLFKKNKVDYIKGRGKILGKGKVEVTLADGGTQTLETKNIVIATGSEPTTLPGIEIDEERVVSNVGALSLKSVPKKLVLIGAGVIGLEMGSVWARLGSEVTVVEYLDRILPPADAEVAKEAERTFKKQGLTFKLGTKVTGIEKQKTKLKVSVEPAKGGDSETIDADVVIVAIGRKPYTEGLGLETVGGKTDKRGVIEVTDHFKVSDGVWAVGDCIPGPMLAHKAEDDGTAVAELIAGKAGHVNYDLVPSVVYTNPEIAWVGKNEEELKAAGIEYKKGKFPFMANSRARTNHETLGFVKILAEKGTDRILGAHMIGTGVGEMIAEVCVAMEFGAASEDIARTSHAHPTLSEAVRQAAMGVEGWTMQM; encoded by the coding sequence ATGGCAGAGACCTATGACGTCGTCATCATCGGCGGCGGCCCCGGCGGCTACAATTGCGCAATCCGCGCCGGCCAACTCGGCCTGAAAACCGCCTGTATCGAGATGCGCGGCACGCTCGGCGGGACTTGCCTGAACGTCGGCTGTATCCCTTCCAAGGCGCTGCTGCACGCCTCCCACCTCTATGACGCGGCGAAGAATGACTTTGCCTCGCTGGGCATCAAGACTGGCAAGCTGGAAGTCGACCTCGACCAGATGATGGCGCAGAAGGCCGACACTGTGGACGGACTGACCAAGGGCATCGAATTCCTCTTCAAGAAAAACAAGGTCGACTACATCAAGGGCCGCGGCAAGATCCTCGGCAAGGGCAAGGTGGAAGTCACGCTGGCGGATGGCGGCACACAGACGCTCGAAACCAAGAACATCGTGATCGCGACGGGCTCCGAGCCGACCACCCTGCCCGGCATCGAGATCGACGAAGAGCGCGTTGTTTCCAATGTCGGCGCCCTCAGCCTGAAATCGGTTCCCAAGAAGCTGGTGCTGATCGGCGCGGGCGTAATCGGCCTTGAAATGGGTTCGGTCTGGGCGCGCCTCGGCTCGGAAGTGACGGTGGTGGAATATCTGGACCGCATCCTGCCGCCGGCTGACGCTGAAGTTGCCAAGGAAGCGGAGCGCACCTTCAAGAAGCAGGGCCTCACCTTCAAGCTGGGCACCAAGGTGACCGGCATCGAAAAGCAGAAGACCAAGCTCAAAGTTTCGGTGGAGCCGGCCAAGGGCGGCGACAGCGAGACGATCGACGCCGATGTCGTGATCGTTGCCATCGGCCGCAAGCCGTACACGGAGGGCCTGGGCCTGGAAACCGTGGGCGGAAAGACCGACAAGCGCGGCGTGATCGAAGTGACCGATCACTTCAAGGTGTCCGATGGCGTGTGGGCGGTTGGCGACTGTATCCCCGGCCCGATGCTGGCCCACAAGGCCGAAGACGATGGCACGGCTGTGGCCGAACTCATCGCCGGCAAGGCAGGCCATGTGAATTACGATCTGGTACCGAGCGTGGTCTACACCAATCCGGAGATCGCCTGGGTCGGCAAGAATGAGGAAGAACTCAAGGCCGCCGGCATCGAATACAAGAAAGGCAAGTTCCCCTTCATGGCGAACTCCCGTGCCCGGACGAACCATGAGACCCTCGGTTTCGTGAAAATCCTCGCCGAAAAAGGCACCGACCGCATCCTTGGCGCGCACATGATCGGCACCGGCGTTGGCGAGATGATTGCCGAAGTCTGCGTGGCAATGGAGTTCGGTGCCGCTTCCGAGGACATCGCCCGCACGAGCCATGCGCACCCGACGCTTTCAGAAGCCGTTCGCCAGGCGGCGATGGGCGTCGAAGGCTGGACGATGCAAATGTAA
- a CDS encoding SDR family oxidoreductase, which yields MGRVSGKMALITGGAQGLGEATARMFAREGAKVTVTDINGAGAARVAASINEAHGAGTAFAFEHDVTSEQDWQDVAQKAHDAMGGLNILVNNAGIGGLGSVEDETYERFKKVQAVDVDSIFLGCKYSIPLMRAHGLGSIVNISSIAGIIASANYVSYNTAKAAVRHISKSIALHLAKTGGQIRCNSVHPVFINTPILDGIKEMFGEEKGLEKLARQVPLGKVGEPDDIAYAVLYLASDESKLVTGAELKVDGGISAM from the coding sequence ATGGGCCGCGTTTCAGGTAAGATGGCGCTCATCACGGGCGGGGCGCAAGGCCTCGGCGAGGCAACCGCGCGCATGTTCGCCCGCGAAGGCGCCAAGGTCACGGTAACCGACATCAATGGCGCGGGCGCTGCCAGGGTCGCCGCCTCGATCAACGAAGCCCACGGCGCCGGCACCGCCTTTGCGTTCGAACATGACGTGACCAGCGAGCAGGACTGGCAGGACGTTGCCCAGAAAGCGCACGACGCGATGGGCGGCCTCAATATCCTCGTCAACAATGCCGGCATCGGCGGTCTCGGCTCTGTGGAAGACGAAACCTATGAGCGCTTCAAGAAAGTGCAGGCGGTGGATGTCGATTCCATCTTCCTGGGCTGCAAATACTCCATCCCGCTGATGCGCGCGCATGGCCTTGGCTCGATCGTCAACATCTCGTCCATCGCGGGCATCATCGCCAGCGCCAACTATGTGTCCTACAACACGGCAAAGGCCGCTGTGCGCCACATCTCCAAATCGATCGCGCTGCATCTTGCAAAAACCGGCGGGCAGATCCGCTGTAACTCCGTCCACCCCGTATTCATCAACACGCCTATTCTCGATGGCATCAAGGAGATGTTCGGGGAAGAGAAGGGCCTTGAGAAGCTCGCCCGCCAGGTGCCGCTCGGCAAGGTGGGTGAACCTGACGACATCGCTTACGCCGTGCTTTATCTGGCCTCGGACGAATCGAAACTTGTCACCGGGGCCGAGCTGAAAGTTGATGGCGGCATCAGCGCCATGTAG